Proteins encoded in a region of the Flavobacterium sp. MDT1-60 genome:
- the gldI gene encoding gliding motility-associated peptidyl-prolyl isomerase GldI: MNYIKLSIYTLLFAVLLVSCKQHEDARRPISRASGTFMKKSVDRNKKLIADEENVIKKIIKSNPKVKYYATRKGYWLSYDERNLNETQTPRKGDIAYFNLEVKDMKGNVIYSEADLGPQTYYVDKQDIMMGLRDGIKLMRKNETVTFLFPSHIAYGYHGDNKKIGPNESLMCTVTLRNFVPDPAAPQPAAPAAQVPTGQTAAPTTTATGQAPKPATSKPAAVKPVTPIKKDTITP, encoded by the coding sequence ATGAACTACATAAAACTAAGCATTTACACGCTCCTTTTTGCTGTTTTATTGGTTAGCTGTAAACAACATGAAGATGCCAGAAGACCTATTTCAAGAGCTTCTGGGACTTTTATGAAAAAGTCAGTTGACCGTAACAAAAAATTAATAGCAGACGAAGAAAATGTTATTAAGAAAATCATCAAAAGCAATCCAAAGGTAAAATATTACGCTACAAGAAAGGGCTATTGGCTTTCTTATGACGAAAGAAATTTAAACGAAACGCAAACGCCCCGAAAAGGAGATATTGCTTATTTCAATTTGGAAGTAAAAGACATGAAAGGCAATGTGATCTATTCAGAAGCTGATCTTGGTCCACAAACCTATTATGTAGACAAACAAGACATCATGATGGGTTTGCGTGACGGTATCAAACTGATGCGTAAAAACGAAACCGTAACTTTCTTATTTCCATCACATATTGCATACGGATATCATGGCGATAATAAAAAAATTGGCCCCAATGAATCCTTAATGTGTACGGTTACACTACGTAATTTTGTTCCGGATCCGGCAGCTCCACAACCAGCAGCTCCAGCAGCACAAGTTCCAACAGGTCAAACAGCAGCTCCAACAACAACAGCGACAGGACAAGCTCCAAAACCGGCAACATCAAAACCTGCAGCGGTAAAACCAGTAACTCCAATTAAAAAAGATACAATAACCCCATAA
- a CDS encoding DoxX family protein yields MNSPWHLYLMASLYIIAGINHFIKPGMYLRIIPPLFKNPKLINTLSGVAEVLLGILLMFPFSKKIAAWGIIALLIAVFPANLFMYRNKKASFGLPRWILFVRLPLQIILIYWAYQYTF; encoded by the coding sequence ATGAATTCACCCTGGCATTTATATTTAATGGCTTCTCTATATATAATTGCTGGAATTAATCATTTTATAAAACCCGGAATGTATCTCAGGATCATTCCTCCCCTATTCAAAAACCCCAAATTAATAAATACTTTAAGTGGAGTTGCCGAAGTACTTTTAGGTATTCTCCTGATGTTTCCTTTTTCAAAAAAAATTGCTGCATGGGGAATTATAGCATTGCTAATTGCTGTATTTCCAGCCAATTTATTTATGTATCGAAATAAAAAAGCAAGTTTTGGTCTGCCAAGATGGATTTTATTTGTACGTTTGCCCTTACAAATTATTTTGATTTATTGGGCTTACCAATATACATTCTAA
- a CDS encoding DUF2805 domain-containing protein — MKKSNRKELSWEQTEKLVSLALEERNPFEIIKKEFGLAEKEVLEIMKKKMPLEKFEMWKKKAVANKPKPKPVKIDDFDEDLDGKYYIKNKLD, encoded by the coding sequence ATGAAAAAGAGTAACCGCAAAGAGTTGAGCTGGGAACAAACGGAAAAACTTGTTTCGCTAGCCTTGGAAGAAAGAAATCCATTTGAAATTATAAAAAAAGAATTTGGATTGGCAGAAAAAGAAGTTTTGGAAATCATGAAAAAGAAAATGCCGCTTGAAAAATTTGAAATGTGGAAGAAGAAGGCTGTAGCAAATAAACCAAAACCAAAACCCGTTAAAATAGATGATTTTGATGAAGATCTGGATGGCAAATATTACATAAAGAACAAACTAGACTAA
- a CDS encoding bifunctional oligoribonuclease/PAP phosphatase NrnA — MKIQDIQAIELLLATPKKIAIIPHRGPDGDAMGSTLGLYHFLLKNNHHPTVIAPNDFPDFLAWLPGSETVKIFEKDTENCTKILEEAELIFTLDFNAFHRTGEMEHTLAKLTAPFIMIDHHQKPDDYAAYTYSDTSFGSTCEMVYNFISFLNKKEDLDKTIATCIYTGILTDSGSFRFPGTTGNTHRIIAELIDLGVENTQIPVLLFDNSSYSRLQLLGRALQNMKVLEEHKTSYTSLTQDELDSFDYVKGDTEGIVNYGLSIKGIVFTAIFIENKDEKIIKISFRSQGGFDVNQFARDHFNGGGHSNAAGGRSDVSMEETLKKFEDLVTKLKI; from the coding sequence ATGAAAATACAAGATATTCAGGCAATAGAATTGTTGCTTGCGACTCCAAAGAAAATTGCAATTATACCGCACAGAGGACCTGATGGCGACGCTATGGGTTCTACTTTAGGTTTATACCATTTTTTATTAAAAAACAATCACCATCCAACCGTGATTGCTCCTAATGATTTTCCTGATTTTTTAGCCTGGCTTCCAGGTTCAGAAACTGTAAAAATATTTGAAAAAGATACTGAAAACTGTACCAAAATATTAGAAGAAGCAGAGTTAATTTTTACACTTGACTTTAATGCTTTTCACCGTACAGGAGAAATGGAACATACTTTAGCAAAACTGACTGCTCCATTTATTATGATTGATCATCACCAAAAACCTGATGATTATGCTGCTTACACTTACTCCGATACATCATTTGGATCAACTTGCGAAATGGTTTATAATTTTATTTCTTTCTTAAACAAAAAAGAAGATTTAGATAAAACCATTGCAACTTGCATTTATACCGGAATCCTGACTGATTCAGGTTCATTCCGTTTTCCGGGAACTACAGGAAATACACATAGAATCATTGCAGAATTAATTGATTTAGGAGTTGAAAATACTCAGATTCCAGTTTTATTATTTGATAACAGTTCATACAGTCGTTTACAATTATTAGGGCGTGCTTTACAGAATATGAAAGTTCTGGAAGAACATAAAACATCATATACATCCCTTACTCAGGACGAGCTGGACTCGTTTGATTATGTAAAAGGCGATACTGAAGGAATTGTAAATTACGGACTAAGTATAAAAGGTATTGTTTTTACCGCTATTTTTATCGAAAATAAAGATGAGAAAATTATCAAAATTTCTTTCCGTTCGCAAGGTGGATTTGATGTGAATCAGTTCGCAAGAGATCATTTTAACGGTGGCGGGCATAGTAATGCAGCTGGCGGAAGATCAGACGTTTCGATGGAAGAAACTTTGAAAAAATTCGAAGATTTAGTAACTAAACTAAAAATATAA
- a CDS encoding DMT family transporter, translating to MSQNNVLKGVFLVALGATTYGMLATFVKMAYSEGYTTAEVTTSQFVLGIIGILLINAFQKIKHKDNVVKATPKNIFNLMLAGTSLGMTSLFYYLAVKYIPVSIGIVLLMQTVWMGVLLEMILEKKLPSKQKVIAVFIVLVGTVLATNIINNDIKLDWRGIAWGVMAAASFTTTMFTANRVATEISSAQRSLYMLLGGAVIVFSFAFVTQVTPFNLEIFMKWGIVLSLFGTIIPPMLMNAGFPLTGIGLGSIVSALELPVSVMMAYVLLNEKVIFLQWVGIVLIILAIIIMNVNFKRKN from the coding sequence ATGTCACAAAACAATGTATTAAAAGGAGTATTTTTAGTTGCTTTAGGAGCTACAACTTATGGAATGTTAGCCACTTTTGTAAAAATGGCTTATTCTGAAGGATACACAACTGCCGAAGTAACAACCTCTCAATTTGTTTTGGGGATTATTGGAATTCTACTAATCAATGCATTCCAAAAAATAAAGCACAAAGACAATGTTGTAAAAGCTACTCCAAAAAATATTTTTAACTTAATGCTGGCTGGAACCTCTTTAGGAATGACAAGTTTGTTTTATTACTTGGCTGTAAAATACATTCCGGTTTCAATTGGTATCGTTTTATTAATGCAAACGGTTTGGATGGGTGTTTTACTTGAGATGATTTTAGAAAAAAAATTACCATCAAAACAAAAAGTAATCGCAGTTTTTATTGTCCTTGTTGGAACTGTTTTGGCTACTAATATCATCAATAACGATATAAAATTGGATTGGAGAGGAATTGCATGGGGCGTTATGGCCGCGGCTTCTTTTACTACAACCATGTTCACCGCAAATCGTGTTGCAACTGAAATTTCATCAGCACAACGAAGTTTATATATGCTGTTAGGTGGTGCTGTAATTGTATTTTCATTCGCATTTGTTACTCAGGTAACACCATTCAATCTGGAAATTTTTATGAAATGGGGAATTGTACTGTCTTTATTCGGAACTATTATTCCGCCAATGCTTATGAATGCAGGTTTTCCGTTAACCGGAATTGGTTTAGGAAGTATCGTTTCTGCTTTAGAATTACCTGTTTCTGTAATGATGGCTTATGTACTTTTAAATGAAAAAGTGATCTTTTTACAATGGGTTGGAATTGTTTTAATTATTTTGGCCATTATTATTATGAATGTAAATTTTAAACGTAAAAACTAG
- a CDS encoding sterol desaturase family protein, producing MNEIIAYFSTIPSSHRSLILVGGITIFWLIENTFPLFQMQYKKWHHAGINFFLTFTTIIVNFVLAFILIKTAAWTTENHFGILEWLPELPIWLYTIIGLLLLDLIGAYLAHFVQHKVKMLWRFHLIHHTDTWIDTTTANRHHPGESIIRFLFTTAGVLIVGSPMWMVFLYQSLSVVASQFNHANISLPGKLDVFLSYFIVSPNMHKVHHHYVLPYTDSNYGNIFSVWDRLFGTFTTLPKEELIYGVDTHMAPEEHNKLKNLLQIPFQNSKSIKNS from the coding sequence ATGAATGAAATTATTGCTTATTTCAGTACGATTCCGTCTTCTCACCGCAGTTTAATTTTGGTGGGAGGAATTACCATTTTTTGGCTAATCGAAAACACTTTTCCGTTATTCCAGATGCAATACAAAAAATGGCATCATGCCGGAATCAACTTTTTCCTGACATTTACTACGATTATCGTCAATTTTGTTTTGGCCTTTATCTTAATTAAAACCGCAGCCTGGACGACTGAAAATCATTTCGGAATTCTGGAATGGCTGCCTGAACTACCCATTTGGTTGTACACCATTATTGGATTACTTCTGTTAGATTTGATTGGGGCATATCTGGCACATTTTGTTCAACACAAAGTAAAGATGCTTTGGCGCTTTCATCTCATTCATCATACTGATACCTGGATTGATACTACAACAGCAAACAGACACCATCCAGGCGAGAGTATCATTCGTTTTTTATTTACAACTGCGGGTGTTTTAATTGTGGGAAGTCCGATGTGGATGGTTTTTCTATATCAATCATTATCTGTTGTAGCTTCGCAGTTTAATCATGCCAATATTTCACTACCTGGTAAATTAGATGTTTTTTTGAGTTACTTCATAGTATCTCCCAACATGCATAAAGTACATCATCATTATGTTTTGCCTTATACGGATAGTAATTATGGAAATATTTTTTCTGTTTGGGATCGTCTTTTTGGCACTTTTACCACATTGCCCAAAGAAGAATTAATTTACGGAGTTGATACACATATGGCACCTGAAGAGCATAACAAATTGAAAAATTTACTGCAAATTCCGTTTCAAAATTCAAAATCAATAAAAAACAGTTAA
- a CDS encoding peptidase M61 produces MKKIIYTLALAVTLWSCKTGSTSGAAKSNTVDVNINLVDVKDDKVLVTVTPPAIKTDEIIYSIPKTVPGTYSTDNYGKYSDGFKAFDAKGNELTVKRIDDNSWSIANAKTLKKITYLVGDTFDTEKGAGFGGGDVFSPAGTNINAGINFMVNTHGFVGYFKDKLDVPYKVTVTHPETLFGATSMNDEDASKTSDVFTTPRYAVLVENPIMYSKPDYTTFNVNGMDILIAVYSPTGKFTAESITPEMKTMMTAQKNFLGKVNATKKYTVLLYLSSMAKDDAHGFGALEHPTATTVVLPESMPKEKLVESMKDVVSHEFFHIVTPLTIHSKEIQFFDYNDPKMSEHLWMYEGVTEYFANLFQINQGLINEEEFYTRIADKIEQAKRLDDTMSFTKMSANVLQEPYKDQYLNVYQKGALIGMCIDIIIREKSNGERGILDLMHKLSDEYGIEKPFNDNELFAKITQLTYPEVGEFLTKYVAGTTPIPYDFYLAKVGVTKSSEKKAGSIFIKGQTPYIGVDKATKAISVRPDIDLNVFFTNLNLKAGDGIVAINDKAYNLDNIYDLIGESENWKENDLITVKIKRAGAEQTIKGTVKVPFEETETFKATDVSKEKLKNAWLKG; encoded by the coding sequence ATGAAAAAAATAATTTACACCTTAGCTCTAGCTGTAACACTATGGAGCTGTAAAACGGGTAGTACATCAGGAGCTGCAAAAAGCAATACCGTAGATGTAAACATTAATCTTGTCGATGTAAAAGACGATAAAGTTTTGGTAACTGTTACTCCACCAGCAATTAAAACAGACGAAATTATCTACAGTATCCCAAAAACAGTTCCCGGAACTTACTCTACTGATAATTATGGTAAATATTCAGATGGTTTTAAAGCTTTTGATGCTAAAGGAAATGAATTAACTGTAAAAAGAATTGATGATAATTCATGGTCAATTGCCAATGCCAAAACATTAAAAAAGATCACCTATTTAGTTGGAGATACTTTTGACACTGAAAAAGGAGCTGGTTTTGGAGGAGGAGATGTTTTTTCTCCGGCTGGGACTAACATCAACGCAGGAATTAATTTCATGGTGAATACTCATGGTTTTGTAGGTTATTTTAAAGATAAACTGGATGTTCCCTACAAAGTTACTGTGACACATCCTGAAACATTATTTGGAGCAACTTCAATGAACGATGAAGATGCAAGCAAAACAAGTGACGTTTTTACAACGCCTCGTTATGCTGTTTTGGTTGAGAATCCAATTATGTACTCTAAACCGGATTACACCACATTCAACGTTAACGGAATGGATATTTTGATCGCTGTATATTCTCCAACAGGAAAATTTACTGCAGAAAGCATTACTCCTGAGATGAAAACGATGATGACAGCTCAGAAAAACTTTTTAGGAAAAGTAAATGCTACTAAAAAATATACCGTTTTATTGTATTTATCAAGCATGGCTAAAGATGATGCACATGGTTTTGGAGCATTAGAGCACCCAACAGCTACAACTGTTGTCTTGCCAGAATCGATGCCAAAAGAAAAATTGGTAGAGTCTATGAAAGATGTGGTTTCTCATGAGTTTTTCCATATTGTAACCCCATTAACTATTCACTCAAAAGAAATTCAGTTTTTTGATTACAATGATCCAAAAATGTCTGAACATTTATGGATGTATGAAGGTGTAACAGAATATTTTGCAAACCTTTTCCAAATCAATCAGGGATTAATTAATGAAGAGGAATTTTACACTCGAATTGCTGATAAAATTGAGCAGGCAAAAAGATTAGATGATACTATGTCATTTACAAAAATGAGTGCTAATGTTTTACAAGAGCCATATAAAGATCAGTATTTAAATGTATACCAAAAAGGAGCTTTAATCGGTATGTGTATTGATATTATCATCAGAGAAAAAAGCAACGGAGAAAGAGGAATTCTTGATTTAATGCATAAATTATCTGATGAGTATGGTATCGAAAAACCATTTAATGACAACGAACTTTTCGCAAAAATCACACAATTGACTTATCCTGAAGTTGGTGAATTCCTAACTAAATATGTTGCCGGAACAACGCCAATTCCTTACGATTTTTATTTGGCTAAAGTTGGTGTAACCAAATCTTCTGAGAAAAAAGCAGGATCAATTTTCATTAAAGGACAAACTCCTTATATTGGCGTTGACAAGGCAACTAAAGCAATAAGTGTGCGCCCTGATATTGACTTAAACGTATTCTTTACTAATTTAAATCTTAAAGCTGGTGATGGAATTGTTGCTATTAACGATAAAGCTTACAACTTAGACAATATTTATGATTTAATTGGAGAAAGTGAAAACTGGAAAGAAAACGATCTGATTACAGTTAAAATAAAACGTGCTGGTGCTGAACAAACCATTAAAGGAACTGTAAAAGTACCATTTGAAGAAACAGAAACTTTTAAAGCTACAGATGTTTCAAAAGAAAAGCTTAAAAATGCATGGTTGAAAGGATAA
- a CDS encoding peptidylprolyl isomerase yields MKFKFLFLFCLAIVNIQAQTTKKPVAKPKAVPTKTVAKADPNDGIFATISTTKGDIVVSLEYVKAPVTVANFISLAEGKNPNVKVEKLKGKPFYDGLKFHRVINDFMIQGGDPDGNGSGGPGYSFKDEFTEELKFDKGGILAMANSGPATNGSQFFITHKETPWLNGKHTIFGHVVSGMDNVNKIVQDDIMTKITITRKGTAAKKFDAVKVLTEDAKKDEAKKSESQKVVKDKAAYFAATKAKATITASGLKYVVTQKGTGVKGAEGSNIYFHYAGYFEDGTLFDSSMPSVAKAYGKYDANRDAQGGYKAFPFTVGKKDGMIPGFIEALGMMTDGEKAIFFLPANLAYGEKGAGGVIPPNATLIFEIETYTNQPVK; encoded by the coding sequence ATGAAATTTAAATTTCTATTTTTATTTTGCCTGGCAATAGTAAATATTCAGGCTCAGACAACAAAAAAACCGGTTGCAAAACCAAAAGCTGTACCAACAAAAACAGTCGCTAAAGCAGATCCAAATGATGGTATTTTTGCTACTATTTCTACAACAAAAGGAGACATTGTTGTTTCTTTAGAATATGTAAAAGCTCCTGTTACTGTAGCTAACTTTATTTCTTTGGCAGAAGGTAAAAATCCTAATGTAAAAGTGGAAAAATTAAAAGGAAAGCCATTTTATGACGGATTAAAATTCCATCGAGTTATTAATGATTTCATGATTCAGGGTGGAGATCCTGACGGAAATGGTTCAGGTGGACCTGGATATTCATTTAAAGATGAATTTACAGAAGAATTAAAATTTGACAAAGGCGGTATTCTGGCAATGGCAAATTCTGGCCCGGCAACTAATGGAAGCCAATTCTTCATTACGCATAAAGAAACACCCTGGTTAAATGGAAAACATACTATTTTTGGACATGTCGTTTCCGGAATGGATAATGTTAATAAAATTGTTCAGGATGATATCATGACAAAAATTACCATTACACGTAAAGGGACAGCTGCTAAAAAATTTGACGCCGTAAAAGTTTTAACTGAAGACGCTAAAAAAGACGAAGCAAAAAAATCAGAATCTCAAAAAGTGGTTAAGGATAAAGCTGCTTATTTTGCAGCAACAAAAGCTAAAGCAACTATAACAGCATCTGGTTTAAAATATGTAGTAACACAAAAAGGAACTGGTGTAAAAGGTGCTGAAGGTTCTAACATTTATTTTCATTATGCCGGTTATTTTGAAGACGGAACTCTTTTTGACAGCAGTATGCCAAGTGTAGCTAAAGCATATGGTAAATATGACGCCAACCGAGATGCACAAGGTGGATACAAAGCTTTTCCTTTTACTGTGGGTAAAAAAGACGGAATGATTCCAGGATTCATCGAAGCTCTTGGAATGATGACTGATGGCGAAAAAGCAATTTTCTTTCTTCCAGCCAATTTAGCTTATGGTGAAAAAGGCGCCGGAGGTGTAATTCCACCAAACGCTACTTTGATTTTTGAAATTGAAACTTATACAAATCAACCAGTGAAGTAA
- the aqpZ gene encoding aquaporin Z — MKKLFAEFFGTYWLVFGGCGSAIFAAGIPELGIGFAGVALAFGLTVLTMAYAVGHISGGHFNPAVSFGLWAGGRFPAKDLIPYIIAQCVGAVAAAGTLYTIALGKAGFVIDNTKAGAFASNGFGAFSPDGYSLTSAFIAEFVLTLFFLLIILGATDKFANGRFAGLAIGLALTLIHLISIPITNTSVNPARSLSQAVFVGGEPLSQVWLFWVAPILGAIVAGFIYKSLLQNHDEA; from the coding sequence ATGAAAAAATTATTTGCAGAATTTTTCGGAACCTATTGGCTGGTATTTGGAGGTTGCGGAAGCGCCATTTTTGCTGCCGGAATTCCTGAATTAGGAATTGGATTTGCAGGTGTAGCTTTAGCTTTTGGTTTAACCGTATTAACAATGGCTTACGCTGTTGGGCATATTTCAGGCGGACATTTTAATCCTGCTGTATCGTTTGGTTTATGGGCAGGTGGAAGATTTCCAGCAAAAGACCTTATTCCTTACATCATTGCTCAATGTGTTGGCGCAGTAGCGGCAGCGGGAACCTTGTACACCATTGCTTTAGGAAAAGCCGGTTTTGTCATTGACAATACTAAAGCAGGGGCATTTGCATCTAATGGTTTTGGGGCATTTTCTCCAGATGGATATTCACTAACATCAGCTTTTATTGCTGAATTTGTTCTAACCTTGTTTTTCTTATTGATAATCTTAGGAGCAACTGATAAATTTGCAAACGGAAGATTTGCTGGACTTGCTATAGGTTTGGCTTTGACTTTAATTCACTTAATTAGTATTCCAATTACCAATACATCTGTAAATCCTGCAAGATCGTTATCACAAGCTGTTTTTGTTGGAGGTGAGCCTTTATCTCAGGTTTGGTTATTCTGGGTTGCGCCTATTTTAGGAGCAATAGTTGCCGGATTTATTTATAAATCATTACTACAGAATCACGACGAGGCATAA
- a CDS encoding peptidylprolyl isomerase yields the protein MKKSILLLLLAVTSFYSCKDEHSNLPDGLYADIETNKGHIIVELDYKKAPITVANFVTLAEGKNEFVTKEYLKGKPFYDGLKFHRVIEEFMIQTGDPEGTGSGDTGYKFKDEITDLKFDKAGVLAMANNGPGTNSSQFFITHVETPWLDGKHTIFGHVVEKGQEVVNQVKQDDKIVSVTIIRNGEAAKKFDAVKIFHDYFSEIAKEQSKFAGVQKEKVDALAALKAKATKTSTGLEYVITEKGTGKKPANGTQVYIHYSGFLENGTLFDSSVEEVSKTFGKYDPARAEAKGYQPIPFTAGSKSGLIPGFIEGIEQLSFGDKAVIFIPSHLAYGATGAGNVIPPNANIVFEIQLLEKPQ from the coding sequence ATGAAAAAGAGTATTTTATTATTACTACTAGCCGTTACCTCATTTTATTCTTGTAAAGACGAGCATAGCAATTTGCCTGATGGTTTGTATGCTGACATTGAAACAAACAAAGGGCATATTATTGTTGAACTGGATTATAAAAAAGCACCAATTACGGTAGCAAATTTTGTAACCTTAGCTGAAGGTAAAAACGAATTTGTAACTAAAGAATATCTTAAAGGCAAACCTTTTTACGACGGTCTAAAATTTCACAGAGTAATTGAAGAATTCATGATTCAAACCGGAGATCCCGAAGGAACTGGTTCTGGAGACACTGGCTATAAATTTAAAGATGAGATCACTGATTTAAAATTTGATAAAGCAGGTGTTTTGGCTATGGCTAATAATGGTCCCGGAACAAACAGCAGCCAATTTTTTATTACACATGTCGAGACTCCATGGTTAGACGGAAAACACACTATTTTTGGTCATGTAGTTGAAAAAGGACAGGAAGTAGTAAATCAGGTAAAACAAGACGATAAAATTGTTTCTGTAACTATCATCAGAAATGGTGAAGCGGCTAAAAAGTTTGATGCCGTAAAAATATTTCATGATTATTTTTCGGAAATAGCAAAAGAACAAAGCAAATTTGCAGGAGTTCAAAAAGAAAAAGTGGATGCACTTGCTGCCTTAAAAGCAAAAGCAACAAAAACAAGTACTGGATTAGAATATGTAATCACAGAAAAAGGAACAGGCAAAAAACCTGCAAATGGAACTCAGGTTTACATTCATTACTCAGGTTTCTTAGAAAACGGAACCCTTTTTGATTCAAGTGTAGAAGAGGTATCTAAAACTTTTGGTAAATATGACCCTGCAAGAGCTGAAGCAAAAGGATATCAACCGATTCCTTTTACAGCCGGAAGTAAATCAGGTTTAATTCCTGGGTTTATTGAAGGAATTGAACAACTTTCATTTGGAGATAAAGCGGTTATTTTTATCCCATCTCATTTGGCTTATGGCGCAACAGGAGCTGGTAACGTTATTCCTCCAAACGCTAATATTGTTTTCGAAATTCAATTATTAGAAAAACCACAATAA